One segment of Belonocnema kinseyi isolate 2016_QV_RU_SX_M_011 chromosome 7, B_treatae_v1, whole genome shotgun sequence DNA contains the following:
- the LOC117176229 gene encoding putative E3 ubiquitin-protein ligase UBR7 translates to MESQRGSSSSTERAVDDCEDENSVTMLDVLQEENQLEEDANAVLGAADDKNCTYIQGYMRQALYACKTCCKEGIRAGICFACSLHCHEGHELIELYTKRQFKCDCGNSKFGEKCSLNPVKSESNPENKYNQNFDGVYCTCSRPYPDPEGLDNDEMLQCAICEDWYHTKHLGDSETRPEENSYDEIVCDACMKKASFLWSYASKFAVTKDSKKEETTQNDENVEVEDSSKKCTMPETPAKTEGCCFWVEGWRSALCTCEKCKMVYKENEVEFLLDPTDSVQAYEEAGKANNRESQYEKGMKALASLDHVQQVNVIEEYNNMKERLKEYLQKFADNKKVVRAEDIQEFFSEMEPNKRQKVEIPKYCR, encoded by the exons ATGGAGTCTCAACGAGGAAGTTCAAGCTCAACAGAAAGAGCCGTTGATGATTGCGAAGATGAGAATTCCGTTACGATGCTTGACGTCCTGCAGGAAGAAAACCAACTCGAGGAAGATGCAAATGCTGTCCTCGGGGCCGCTGACGACAAAAACTGCACCTATATCCAG GGTTACATGAGACAAGCACTTTATGCTTGCAAAACATGCTGCAAAGAAGGAATTCGCGCCGGTATTTGTTTCGCCTGTAGTTTACACTGTCATGAAGGTCATGAACTTATTGAATTGTACACGAAAAGACAGTTTAAATGCGACTGTGGAAATTCGAAATTTGGAGAGAAATGCTCATTAAATCCG gtaaAATCCGAATCGAATCCTGAAAATAAGTACAATCAGAATTTCGATGGTGTTTATTGTACTTGTTCAAGGCCGTATCCAGACCCAGAAGGTCTTGATAACGATGAAATGTTACAGTGTGCGATTTGCGAGGACTGGTATCACACcaag caCCTTGGAGACAGCGAAACCCGACCCGAAGAAAATTCTTACGACGAAATTGTTTGCGATGCTTGTATGAAGAAAGCCTCTTTCTTGTGGAGTTACGCTTCGAAATTTGCAGTAACAAAGGATTCGAAAAAGGAAGAAACGACACAAAACGATGAAAACGTGGAGGTTGAAGACTCGTCAAAAAAATGCACGATGCCAGAAACTCCTGCTAAAACAGAAGGTTGTTGTTTCTGGGTCGAAGGCTGGAGATCAGCTTTGTGCACTTGCGAGAAATGCAAAATG GTCTACAAGGAAAACGAAGTTGAATTCCTTCTCGATCCAACAGATAGTGTTCAGGCATACGAAGAAGCTGGCAAAGCCAACAATAGAGAGTCACAATACGAAAAGGGAATGAAGGCTTTGGCTTCTCTCGATCATGTGCAGCAGGTCAACGTGATTGAAg AATACAACAACATGAAAGAGCGACTAAAGGAGTACCTGCAGAAATTTGCCGACAATAAAAAGGTCGTCAGAGCCGAAGATATCCAAGAGTTCTTTTCCGAAATGGAGCCGAATAAGCGACAAAAAGTCGAAATTCCGAAATACTGTCGTTGA